A section of the Papio anubis isolate 15944 chromosome 4, Panubis1.0, whole genome shotgun sequence genome encodes:
- the FIS1 gene encoding mitochondrial fission 1 protein — protein MEAVLNELVSVEDLLKFEKKFQSEKAAGSVSKSTQFEYAWCLVRSKYNDDIRKGIVLLEELLPKGSKEEQRDYVFYLAVGNYRLKEYEKALKYVRGLLQTEPQNNQAKELERLIDKAMKKDGLVGMAIVGGMALGVAGLAGLIGLAVSKSKS, from the exons ATGGAGGCCGTGCTGAACGAGCTGGTGTCTGTGGAGGACCTGCTG aaatttgaaaagaaatttcagtCTGAGAAGGCAGCAGGCTCGGTGTCCAAGAGCACGCAGTTTGAGTACGCCTGGTGCCTGGTGCGGAGCAAGTACAATGATGACATCCGTAAAGGCATCGTGCTGCTCGAGG aGCTGCTGCCCAAAGGGAGCAAGGAGGAACAGCGGGATTATGTCTTCTACCTGGCCGTGGGGAACTACCGGCTCAAG GAATACGAGAAGGCCTTAAAGTATGTCCGCGGGTTGCTGCAAACAGAGCCCCAGAACAACCAGGCCAAGGAACTGGAGCGGCTCATTGACAAGGCCATGAAGAAAG ATGGACTCGTGGGCATGGCCATCGTGGGAGGCATGGCCCTCGGTGTGGCGGGACTGGCCGGACTCATCGGACTTGCTGTGTCCAAGTCCAAATCCTGA
- the CLDN15 gene encoding claudin-15: MSMAVETFGFFMAAVGLLMLGVTLPNSYWRVSTVHGNVITTNTIFENLWFSCATDSLGVYNCWEFPSLLALSGYIQACRALMITAILLGFLGLLLGIAGLRCTNIGGLELSRKAKLAATAGAFHILAGICGMVAISWYAFNITRDFFDPLYPGTKYELGPALYLGWSASLISILGGLCLCSTCCCGSHEDPAASARLPYQAPVSVMPVATSDQEGDSSFGKYGRNAYV, translated from the exons ATGTCGATGGCTGTGGAAACCTTTGGCTTCTTCATGGCAGCCGTGGGGCTGCTGATGCTGGGGGTGACTCTGCCAAACAGCTACTGGCGAGTGTCCACCGTGCACGGGAACGTCATCACCACCAACACCATCTTCGAGAACCTCTGGTTTAGCTGTGCCACCGACTCCCTGGGCGTCTACAACTGCTGGGAGTTCCCGTCCCTGCTGGCCCTCTCTG GGTATATTCAGGCCTGCCGGGCACTCATGATCACCGCCATCCTCCTGGGCTTCCTCGGCCTCTTGCTGGGCATAGCGGGCCTGCGCTGCACCAACATTGGGGGCCTGGAGCTCTCCAGGAAAGCCAAGCTGGCGGCCACTGCAGGGGCCTTCCACATTCTGGCCG GTATCTGCGGGATGGTGGCCATCTCCTGGTACGCCTTCAACATCACCCGGGACTTCTTCGACCCCTTGTATCCCGGAACCAA GTACGAACTGGGCCCCGCACTCTACTTGGGCTGGAGCGCCTCCCTGATCTCCATCCTGGGTGGCCTCTGCCTCTGCTCCACCTGCTGCTGCGGCTCTCACGAGGACCCCGCCGCCAG CGCCCGGCTGCCCTACCAGGCTCCAGTGTCCGTGATGCCCGTTGCCACCTCGGACCAAGAAGGCGACAGCAGCTTTGGCAAATACGGCAGGAACGCCTACGTGTAG
- the ZNHIT1 gene encoding zinc finger HIT domain-containing protein 1 — MVEKKTSVRSQDPGQRRVLDRAARQRRINRQLEALENDNFQDDPHAGLPQLGKRLPQFDDDADTGKKKKKTRGDHFKLRFRKNFQALLEEQNLSVAEGPNYLTACAGPPSRPQRPFCAVCGFPSPYTCVSCGARYCTVRCLGTHQETRCLKWTV, encoded by the exons ATGGTGGAGAAGAAAACTTCGG TTCGCTCCCAGGACCCCGGGCAGCGGCGGGTGCTGGACCGGGCAGCCCGGCAGCGTCGCATCAACCGGCAACTGGAGGCCCTGGAGAATGACAACTTCCAGGATGACCCCCACGCAGGACTCCCTCAGCTTGGCAAGAGGCTGCCTCAGTTTGATGATGATGCGGACACTG gaaagaaaaagaagaaaacccgAGGTGATCATTTTAAACTTCGCTTCCGAAAAAACTTTCAGGCCCTGCTGGAGGAGCAG AACTTGAGTGTGGCCGAGGGCCCCAACTACCTGACGGCCTGTGCGGGACCCCCATCGCGGCCCCAGCGCCCCTTCTGTGCTGTCTGCGGCTTCCCTTCCCCCTACACCTGTGTCAGCTGCGGTGCCCGGTACTGTACCGTGCGCTGTCTGGGGACCCACCAGGAGACCAG GTGTCTGAAGTGGACTGTGTGA